The sequence below is a genomic window from Xiphophorus maculatus strain JP 163 A chromosome 10, X_maculatus-5.0-male, whole genome shotgun sequence.
ATTATCCTGGGCTGCAATACCTGTGGAACGATGCCAGAAGTTGGTTGACTCCATGCACCACAGATGTGTAGCAGTCATCGGAAACCGTggttttgcaacaaaatattagtttagGATACTCAGCTAGGTTCACTTATCaagaatttctttgtttgtacagtacatttttgagtttccaagGAAAGATGGAAACACTGCTATTCTTTTGAACATGccatttcttactttatttgaaatattattattatcatttaagttttgatgactttgcgcaattgttttgctttggaaTAGAATGTACTGTGTCCCCAATGTATCTGTGTTCATTAAAGTACaatttctttgaagaattttgacatttactcatttttctaAAGGCACTGCTATTATTTCGAACACAACTGTATATTAGTACAATATGTAACAAATAGAACAGATTTAGGAATAGGCTTAAATGCTCTGGATAAACCATAAAGACTTTAATTTACCAAGACAGATGAAATGGATGTTTATCTCCTAGCACAACATGCAAGATCATAAAATGGTGTTTGTGACTTTAGAATGTCCCATCAGTTTCTTAAAcactttgtgtatttatttaaaaagagatgCACATAGTAATGTTTCACATATAACCACACGATTCAATAATTCATACTGCAAGTCTTTTTGCTGAATTATGGATAGCAAATACTAATTCATTTTACATgtatgatcatttttatttttcggTGGAGCCCAAAGTTGATTATTAACACGGTTGCACAAATCACCAGCTTTAGCAAAGCAAAACTAtgcagtgggggaaaaaaatgaatgatcagacaacacacaaacacttaaTGCGCAAAAGTCAAACATGCcaatgttcaaaataaacaaaaagtaactATTTGTTCGTTTAATCACTACTCGTCTGCAGAATACCACATTATAGAgacaaacagtaaaaacaggACAACTGCTGTGacataaaaaactgcaaaagtcttgtttattttctgtacagttCTGGTCCAGTAACCAACTTTATCCTCTGCCTGTCTGCCACTGAGAAGAGTTATTGATTTCTTGATTTCTCCAAGCTCATCTGACATCTTTTCGAGTGCAATGGAGACTTCGGTAACTCCGCCCTTGTTGCCCTGCAGACATGTTTGTCATCAAACTCATATATGAACGTCATACAGAAAGATGCTACTTTTAAAGTTCTTACCTCTTTTCCAATAGAAAGCCTTCTATTAGCTGAGTTTTTGTTAACAGATGCACAGTTACTACAATTCTTGATTcctgaaaaaaatgaagtacATTTTGTTCAGGCTTGAGCATTTGAATCAAAACAGAACATGACTGAGTGAACATTCGAACTGATTAAAGTTTGATCTCACCAATAAAACATGTGTGCGAGTTGGTCAGTTTCTCCTCCTGACCTTCAATTGggtcttttgtcttttcctgaTCATTGTCCTGCCATGCGTCTCTATTAATTAGATGAATCACCAAAATTGTTTCCAACAGGCTGAGCAGCATAAGAGCAAAAGTCCCAATGCAATAAACCGCTGAGGGGGAGCAAACAGATAACAAACAtataaatagaaatgaaatcagatatttatatACACCAAGTATAAAGACACATCCATGTTATTCCCACTACCTGAAGTTAAATCAGCAACTCTCTTGTTTTTGGCACAGTTGGAATTAccaaaactatttacatttaataCAACAATTCTGAAAAGAGCATTTTTAGGGCTTCTTGTGTAACGTTctttaaattcagaagtttacatgcaTTGTTACGTTTGGAGTATAAACAGGGGTTGCTAGTATTGCCTGGTGACAGCATGATGTTGTGGGGCTgctttgctgcaggaggaactggtgcacTTCCTAAAATAGATGGAATCTGAAAGGACATTAGAGAGTAAGGCCTGACTGAGTTGGACCAGTCAGGAGGAACAgaccagaactccagcaaactattattagaagcttgtggaaggaaATCTAATAAGTTTCACCcaagtcatacagtttaaaGTAGCTCTAATAATGACCAAATTTATGCAAgcttctgaatttgaagaaagttgcaaaaaaaCATCTCTAGGAAACATCCTTACTAAACGTTTTgacatttaacaaatagaaacaatCTTAGTATTTCTAACTaagctaaaagaagaaaagtttggtctgatttaacttcagaccaGTGAACAAAAACGTGATTGTatcttttaatataaatatctggtttcagctgtatttgtaaaaggaaaaatgcTTAACCTATTAAGGGAATCTTATCCGAGGAAGATGGAAGAATGTCATTGAGAATGAGCTGCATCACTGTGACGGCAAGCAGAATGGTGATTTTGAAGCCAACCTTCTCACCACCGGTGTCTGACATGAGGAGGGAGGCGAAGTCCAgacacaggaagaaaaaaacaggcagcAAGAAGTTTGCAATGTAGAGAACAGATCTCCGCTTCATGTTTATCTGAAAAAATGTGGGAGAAATTAATTTCCTTCCATTCTACAAAAACATAAGTAACCATATACAATGTGAGAAAGCAtttgaagcaaaacaaatggTATAGTTCAGCATtctaatgcaaaaaaacaattgaTTGCATTAGATGGACTAATGCAATCCATCTAGGCCACTTCAGTGAGAACACTTGTCTAATCTGTGGTTCATACTAATAGTGAATCAGGGACGACACAAGCTTAAATATTTAGAGGTTGTAAATATGACTTTCAGAGGTTGAAACTAGTAACCAGAATGCtgaaaaattgtgtttaaatgACATGGTTGTTGATTTCAGTCTGAGTATCTCAAAAGCTGTTGATATACTGCAGATTTATAAAGTATagtcagaaaaagacaaaacattcaGTGATCACCAGTTGAGAGGCATTTGAGGGGGTAGAACTGCATCATGTATTGACCataaagctgcagtaacttttatgtaaatatgtttttgcatatttgttaaaactgtcactatattGGGACagtgtaatatgagacagatgatctgtgaaaaaatcaagctcttcTGCCTCCTTCTTGTGGTCctgctgccatctgcagaaatacaccaaaacaaatggccaaaaacaaccagtcagagcaaggaggagggCCTTAGCGCTGCCAGTCATGCTCCTGTATGCACTGCTCACCTCACACCCTCCCAGTCAGTGCTTACAAGCTCTGGCTGTGCAAATGGTGAAGAAACAAGTTACTGCTTACTTATCGGTGCATTCGTGGCAGCCTCCACTGTGGAGGTGGAGCTTTTAGCCCAGCAGAGAGAAAGGTGTGAGCATCATGTACATGAGTGTGATTAacagcgctaaaaccctccTTCTGGCTCCCACAGGAAAACAACCAATTTGTCTTACACGTTAAATTTGTCTGTACTTACATTCATGCAaaggtaaaggaaaaaaatacattaagacATTAAGCTGAGCTGTTAAAAATACTCACTGTGTAAACAATCATTGTTTGATTGAAGCCAAAATGGTTGACGGTTTTGCTTGTGACTGTCATGCTGACAAACAGCCACTCATACTGCGTCTCCATAGCTTTTCGAGACCACTCTGAGATCTCCGAATTGTTCTTGtagtaaaataactttatttcttcatctgagtcggaaaaacagacaaaccaaAACGGCTTTATAGACTAATCCCAGCATGTTATCATGGAAAATGCACATGTGGCATATTTCTTTTGGTATGCAAACACAAGCTATAAAGtcagttaaaacatgttttggagTTTACCTGAGTACATAATGGACTTGAAGGAGATGTTGCAGCTCTGAACGTCGAATGGGAATTTGTAAACACGCATCCTGCATGTGCTGATCACCACCTGGTCATTTCTGAATTCAACCCAGCCGTAGTTCCTGATGTTGAGATTAGGACTTGGAGAGGCTTTGTCCTGCTCTGTCCTACAGAACAATAAACACAGACAATGACCTTCAAATTAAGCCACTGTGGTGTGTCTCAGTTAAGCAATTAGacaaaaaactcatttttaccaAGTGCTTTGGTTGGaggcaaaaatataattttattattatagtgGATCTGTTGGAATTTGAGCTTGCAGCATTTTATAACATGAGTTTCTCTAATGGACTCGATTTGGTTTGGTCATTTTTGTCCACTCCAATCTGCTTAGGAATGTGAGCAAATATGAACTGAACACCAACTTACATCTCCTCAATAGTCATATCTGGCATCCACAAATATTTAGTGGGGACTAAGATATGTGTGGTTCCACAGAATTGCTCCGGGTCCCACCAGATGTGCTCATTGTCCCATCTCTACAAAAGATGGGGTTGATGTTACAATCAAAAGATAAACGTAGGGATAGagaatgaattttttttttaaagtaccaagaaaagtctaatttaaaaggaaagtaaaaaacaaTCTTCACAAAATTGGCAAATGTGTAAGGTAAGTTAAACTCACCAAGTAAATCCAAATATATGCAATGAAAGTCTGGTCACTTTCTCTCTATGAGGAAAGGAAAGAAgttgagggattttttttccatcagcaAAATGGCATCTGACATTTAACAACACTATATGAAAAAGCGCTTAAATCATGAATAACTTATGACACTTTATAAGCCTGTCCTGCCTTAGAAGTGATCATTTACAACTTTTGAGAATATATTCAGAGAAGTTTCtcaaagacaaaggaaaaattTCCATTCAGTGGAAAATACTTCCTCTTAAGTCAAAAGTTTGATGATATATTTAAACAACAAGTAATGTTACTGGTATCAGTCCTATATTCATTTTCAGATCGATACCAAAATACGCAGTATCACACACCTCTGCAAAATTTGGAAAAGTCCAGCTGTCATGACTATTTATCCCAAGCATTGCAGGACGTTTTAAAAACTTACCACATCTAGAATAGCATAAATCCTCATGTCCAGAAGTACCCACGTCAAATGACTTTGGTGTTTAACGGGCCGACCCACAGTGTACTTGTCACTGTCCTGGGTCAGATTCAGGTGGTTCAAAACAGCCCGAGTACTGCATTCCTCTGGAGAGTGAACCTCATGTTCTGAAGTTATAGGAAGCATGAAAGAGTTCACTTATtatcaaaaacaataatgaaatgTTGACTTTCACTCCTGTTTTAACTTTTGTACCTTCACCGTTTTCTCCATCATGGCTGTTATGACTTGTCAAAATTACTTAAagtttgtttgaataaaaatgattacatACCAATGTTTTGAAGTATATTTAAAGTTTCAGTATTTATAACCAAACAGTTTAACAGTAAAACTCAACTAAACCAGATCTTTTTCCCCTCCAAATTTGGACATAACTTCAAGATCTAAGATTATTGACTTACACTTAAAACATGAAGACAATTCAATAAATCTCTTTCAGTCAACATGCTGATACGGTGCgaaacatttaattattcaCTGCCCATTGCCAACTTCTATCATGAACAGATAAACCCTCTTTTTTCAGGAATACAGTAACAACATTGTTTAAATGTGACTGCGGTCACAGAACTATGAAAGAtggatttttaacaaaattgcaTAGAAACAAATAAGCTGCTTGTTGAAGTAATCACTTGCCACATTTTGCATCCCAAAAAAGCGTAGATAGAACTTCACATTGTTTgtccaaaacaaagcaaacgAGTTTTGTTGTCAAGtatgacagaaaacaaagtataaaataaagtattaacaTTGCAGTTAAATAAACAGATAtagttaaaaacaacacattatcTAAATTTATAAGTGTAAAAGTCACTGGATTTGCATGTTCAGTCATAATTCCTGGCTTTGTTTGCTCCTTAGGTTCTTTAAGTCCTGAGGTTGTGTGCTCTACTTTAGTTTATGTGttacataaattaatatttatcattaataataatgttaatttattatttccaCTATTATCtagttttccattttattttctatcttaTAGCttaattaatttccttttttgtgtcattatttttcctgtttttccgtagggtgtatttatttcatatgatttttatttaacatcacattttattgagatatttttgcatttttctgcattataaaatattgtcatttataCATACAAATCTTGTTAGatagtttaaatataaatatactcTCACTTAAATGTTCctgtgaaattaaaatggatttctTTCAACAGTACCTGTGTTTTGAGatactttttaaacatatatatcTGTCTTTGTAtctatgtttttaatatatatggTATAATATCCACTTACCTCGAATTTGTTCAAAGACcagcttcatgttttctgtACTTGGGTACTCCATTAAACTTATATCTATATTTGCTGATAAAGAGAAGACAGtttgttaacagtaaaaacacaggtaaactttaaaaataatacagaaatgttccATCATGTTATATGTGcttgtgtaaataaaatttataaaaacatatctATTTTAGTACCACATTATATTTGGTATATACAGCTCGGTAAATGCCATATGTCATTGTCAAATTATACAGACTGCCCCTCTCTATTTTATTAGTAtgattgttaaataattttctgtaaagCATGAAATGAtatattcatttattgattCTTTTGTCTGCACAAATGGGTTTGAATTTggttaaagaataaaaacagactcTCCTTTCAGGAGATTATTAACATTCCCCAAAATAGTTTTTACCTTTAGACAACGTGAGTAACAACAATAAGATCATTAATTATGAGATTAATTATTATCAGTACATTGggtttggtttttaaatttatcCAATTTTAAGTGATTTAAGTCATTGAGTTTTGTACCAGCCATTAAGACCAAGTATTCATCAGGGTTTGGATCAGAGGTATTTCCACCTGACAGAAAGAGAGACACAATAATACACAATAATAAAGACTTACATTTCtgatatatttatttgatttgaggtgaaaaatgttttcaaagactCAAACTTTACCCAAATATCTTGTAAATCCAATTCGGTCACACAAAtatattcacagaaatatttttataatttgaaatgtaatttttgagATAATATACAACCTATATCAGGGATTGTTGATGGAGGCGGGTAAACTTCTGGATCAGAGGTATTTCCAcctgacagaaaaagagagtttttcacaaatatcaCCAATGTTATCTCTATGTAGACATGCCTGTGCatcttttaaattcagaaacattGTAATATACCCTAAATCATCCACAAGCTAAATAGGAACCTTGAACCACCTTGATGACCTCCACAGCAGAGATTGGAGAGTCTGAACTAAAGTTTCCAAACAACAATTCCTTAAATGGGAGATATTATAGAGGTTTATTGTGGTTACCTGTGCATAGCTAAAACTTGCAAATACTTATACCTcctccaaaaacataaaactaccTATGTTAttaattcaaacacaaaatataccttattatgcattaatgtgcacagtggaaactgtcttaGTACTACCACAAAAACGAATATCTACCACATTCCTCATTTTCGCTCTAGAGGGTAAAATTGGCAcgagaaaaaataaattctgctcccaggctgcattttgttttgaatattttagatacgtactataaaaaaaatctgtgaatatgCAAATTTTCCATGAGTAATTGGGagttacattccacagaaaaatatatGATAGTAAAGActcatattttcagatttactcCATTTGACTTAGgtgagaaatattttcagttcacccaaacattttacaattaaCTGTGACAGATGCAAATACATAATGTTCACAGAAGCATTTCTACAATttatgtcaacattttaaagtatgcTTTTGAGATAATGTATAGTATGATAATTCAATCTTCAAGAACTTTTAGAATATTAGTTTCGTACCTGACATTTTGTCAAACGTTCTGGATGATCCTGGAAGATCTTCAAGTTGTTGTAACGATGAAGTATTTCCATCTGAAAGCAAAACTTTACTATTACATTCATAAATTGTGATGAAAACATCTTGATGTAAATGACTGGACTGGgatatttgttgttaaaaacGTAGATTTTACTGTctggtgtttttatgtttcttgtcAGCTTGCAGAGACATTCAAACATTTCTCTACCACAAACTGAAGAGTGTGTCCATTAGAAGTTCAGGTTTAGTTATTGTAAAACGgtttaatataaattattaattcaATCACCTTAAAAGAGCTAAATACATGTGACAATGTTCAATTCATTTGACTTTATGTCACATCAGCTAAATAGTTTTCCTGCCTAAGTGGCAATAATGTAATTGTAGAGAAGAGCAGAGGGGAAAGCCATTAGCTGAGGTTTTAACATGgtgattagaaataaataagatGGAAGATGAAGCAGAGAAGCTAAAAACCATTTAGAAGTAAGAATcagttgagaaaataaaacaaaaacaggacagaaagaaatcacaaatttctcctgcctctgatttttTAGTTGCCATTTTCCTTATTTTCCTCCAAATTTATGGATGTATCATccataaatttatttattacttttactaGCCTCTTTTTCCAAAAGCAAGGTCTCAACAGAAGATGGGATTTAAACATTACTttccataaacaaacaacactTATAGATTGTTAATTTGTAACTGTAAGATTAGTTTTAGACACAGTACTAGAAGGGTGTCTTGTAAAATACAGATATTTCCACCCCAGTTTGCTACTGTTGATGAGAGgggcggccatattgaaacacAAAGTAGCCCATACAAGTTGTAACTGGGGTTAGTGGAGGTTCCTCCAACTTCTCTGGACATTCTGGTTGATTTTTCCAAATGGGAAGTCAGAATCTCACGACTTGTAGTTAATCTCATTAATCATAACTCCGTAAGACTAAACTGACAGAGGcagaaaaattacaaacagaCGTAGGAAGACAAATTAACACAAAGGAGATGAACTGTAGCTCAAAAAGAATTATAAATCAATTAGGAAAGGTCTGACATTAATGTAAGAGAAATTAAGtcaaaagtacaaaaatcaAACGCAAGAATAAACTAAGGAACTAAACACCAAGGAAATGAACAAATGTGGCAAAACCTTtagaacagaaacagagaaataacCAGAGTATGGCAAGCTCTATAGCACAGAATAACAATCATGAAACGATTAAAATCAAAACCCAAACAACAACCATAGATAGTGACACATAGTGCgcttgattttttatttttaaatcattagaAAACTGTCTACTCCTGTTGTTGCTCTGCAAGTCAGTCAGACAGATTGATGCTACTCCCAAACGTACAATATTACAGGATAAAATCTCTGTTAGTCATTTGGTTCACGTTGAGTACCACAGAGGGACAGTGTGAATCCACTCAGAATAGGTTCTTTATATAGTTTGTGCAGAATGTTAGTAAATCCATCTACCCAATCTCCATTACTGCTTATCCTTGTATTTTAAACTGCATTAGATctaaaaactgatgtttttaattatttacaactACCTCTCTCAATGGTTTACAGATAGCAAAGGGAATTATGCAtataatcattttcattttctattttctttagtAACTGCTATAAAATTAACCcagaactattaaaataaataccttGATTTTCAATGTTTCTTCTCAAACGTTATAACAAACATACctttattaaagtaaattattttgttactGATCCCTGAATGCTTCCTCTACTccttctaaaaaaaatcttctttcatGCTACTCCGATTCTAGAAACTCTAAAATATGTCACAAACtttgcaataaaatcaaaaaattaaatcacattaTTTTATAGTACACCTCTATACATTATGTTTGCTTACCTGTGAGGAGGAACAGAGTAAAGAAACCTGCGAGAATCATTCCTGTGAGGCTGGTGAGTTTCTCTGTTgacagtgaaaaatgtttcctgttgcTTTTGTGTCACTGCCCAGCCTGTACTGGAGGGAGGGCAGGGCTTCCAGCGTATATAGAGCTCCCACAGAAAATtacattatgttgtttttttaattgtaggatctgaatttaaaatatttggtgCAGTGAGTTTAGAGTTTTTTTGAGTCTGGTGTATGTTTTCAAAACCAACACAGTCATTTAATCAACATATTTAATGACAATGAGAttaagaaaacaggaaacatttgcTACCACAAGAAAGGAAGAACATTCCAGAAAATGCTTCttatcaattaaaaaaacaatataaacgTGAAATCCACAATTAAAAACCATATTGATCTTCTAAGCTAAACAATAAGTACTAATATCTGTATCAAGATTAAATAATGAccaattcttttattttatctattttttgtgtgtggttgtACTACATCGAAGAGCTAAGTGCTCCAGTAACCACAAACTTCCACATTAGGTTTTTTAATAGCAGGATGTGGGAAAACAAAGCTTTTAGATGAACACAGTCATTTTTTACCAGAGCAAGAtgtcagaaacaaaaccaaagtttaTAGTAATAAAAGACAATGGGATTACAAAGAATACATGTCTGTGTCgcaaatgtgtttatgtttgtgtctgtatgtgtatatataaatatatagagcgctggaaaaattaagagaccacttaaagtTGTGaacttctcagattttcctTTCTGTAGGTATATGATTGACtaaaatgaatattgttcttttattctatgaactactgacaacatgtctccaaaattccaagcaaacatttagcatttattagcagaaaatgagaaattgccaaaataatgaaaaagatgcagcgctttcagacctcagataatgcaaagaaaacaagtttatattaaTTAAGAGAcaacaatactgatgttttaactcagaaatcaatatttggtggaaccatgaggttttcaatggggttcaatGCAGTGAcgtcttatttttttccagagctatatatactgtatatatatatatatatatatatatatatatatatatatatatatatatatatatatatatatatatatatatatatataaatcttgCATAAATCTCTGAATATTGTGAATACTTggttttttgtattattttctccCAGTTTGTGTCTACTTTAACATTCAACCGTACATCTGTTTATCTTCTGACTTTGCAAAGTGCTACTGACTCTGACCACAatgaaaattataaatgaacACTTTCAGAAAGAAAGCATTGATGGTAAATTGACAAGATATAAGTGCTGAGGGTGTTGGCCTTGTATGGCAGTCATATGGacacaaaaagctttaaatagTTCAGAGAAGAGAAAGCTGCCCTCAGATCACAGCCATGGTTCTTGTAttcatctgttttctgttctttgcAGGTAAGTTAAGATGATTATTGTTCCAGGCTAGACTCATATGCTTCTTAACAATGTAAACTATGTTGTACTTTTATTCATTATGTAATTAAagtgagatttgtttttttaattattgctatTTGCTGCATCTATTGCACGATGAATGAGGAGTTTACTGAGAAATTTCTGGGGcctaacttaaa
It includes:
- the LOC102223601 gene encoding 5-hydroxytryptamine receptor 3E-like; amino-acid sequence: MILAGFFTLFLLTDGNTSSLQQLEDLPGSSRTFDKMSGGNTSDPEVYPPPSTIPDIGGNTSDPNPDEYLVLMAANIDISLMEYPSTENMKLVFEQIREHEVHSPEECSTRAVLNHLNLTQDSDKYTVGRPVKHQSHLTWVLLDMRIYAILDVRESDQTFIAYIWIYLRWDNEHIWWDPEQFCGTTHILVPTKYLWMPDMTIEEMTEQDKASPSPNLNIRNYGWVEFRNDQVVISTCRMRVYKFPFDVQSCNISFKSIMYSDEEIKLFYYKNNSEISEWSRKAMETQYEWLFVSMTVTSKTVNHFGFNQTMIVYTINMKRRSVLYIANFLLPVFFFLCLDFASLLMSDTGGEKVGFKITILLAVTVMQLILNDILPSSSDKIPLIAVYCIGTFALMLLSLLETILVIHLINRDAWQDNDQEKTKDPIEGQEEKLTNSHTCFIGIKNCSNCASVNKNSANRRLSIGKEGNKGGVTEVSIALEKMSDELGEIKKSITLLSGRQAEDKVGYWTRTVQKINKTFAVFYVTAVVLFLLFVSIMWYSADE